The Spirosoma sp. SC4-14 DNA window TATTGACACGAAACCCCATATTTATGGGATTGGAACCCGGCGTTCCGGCCGAGCCAAAATGCGCTTTCCCGCAATGGATGGTATAGTACCCGTTGGCATTAAGGATGGCCGGTAGCGGAGTAGCATAAACGGTTCGGTCAACACCGGCTACTGGGCTAAAGCCATTGATGTTCCAGTTCACCGGATTCGGGCTCGAATCGGGATAGTCGGTATTGGTATTTCGGTTAGGTGATGTCCAGTTGGTTACCCGGTGGCGAGTAGCATTCATGCCCGTCAGCAGGCTAACGCGCGTGGGGGTGCAGACCGGTGTGGCGTAAGCATTGGTAAATTTCATGCCTTCCCGCGCCAGACGCTCCATGTTGGGAGTACGATAGCGGGTATTGAATGGCGTTGGCTGCGTCCAGAATGGTACCGACGTATCTTGCCAGCCCATATCATCGACCAGAAAAACAATGATGTTGGGTGGTTTTTGTAAGTTGCCAGCCCGAATGTTACAACCACTGAGCACTAAACTCCAAACCAATAGAGCCAGTCTGATGGCCTGTCGGCCCGGATACGCTCTTAATGGGATAAATGGCCAGATTTTCGGCTCTTTTTTAGAAGGTGTAGGCATAGGAACCCGTCTTTTTCTAAAAAGCAAACGTTGTGATCTCCCTACCGGCCGTATTCTGAATGGAGCGTTGTCTTTCAAAAAAATACCCTTTTCCTGAGAAAAGGGTACCGAAATGAAAAAACTGAAACAGGGATTTCAGAACAGGATCAGGCCCTGACCAGCAGGTTTTTCGACTTGTTCAGGTACTGGCGCTTGTATTCGAGCGGAGTCATGCCCGTCACTTTTTTGAAATGACGGTAGAAATTCGACACGTTGTTGAAGCCGCAGTCGAAGCAGATAACCTCGGTCGGCGTTTTGTCTTCGATCAGCGCCCGGCAGGCATGGCTGATTCTGATTTCGATCAGGAAATCATAGTACGTTTTGTTGGTCATCAACTTAAAGTACCGGCAAAACGATGTAACGCTCAGGTTGCTGATGGCCGAAATCTCCTCCAGCGTAATTTCTTTTTTATAATTCGATAATGTATAGCTGCATACGGTATTCAGCCGCAGCGAATCGGTTTCATTCGATTGATAAAAAACAGTACGGCCGTTTACAATTGGCTCATACTCATCCGTTTCGGCCAGGGTTTTTAGAATCGAGAGCAGGATAATGATTTTATCAAGATTGCTGGCGTTCAGCGCCCGGTGCATGAGTTCAGCAAGCTTCGCGTTGGCTTTACCATTAATAACCATCCCGCTTTTCGCCTTCTCATAAAGCTTCGGAATCAAATACGCTTCGGGTAGTTTTAACAGATCTTCACCCAGGCAGTCGGGCAAAAACTGAATGACAATGACTTCAATATTCAGGTCGGGGTCATTATAAAAGTACTCTTCGTTGCTACGCCAGGTGTGGGGTAAATTTTCGCCCACAAACACAATCTCGCCCGGCGAAAAATTGCTGATCTTATCGCCAATAAACCGAACGCCTTCTCCCTTGATAATATAGTGTAATTCAAGTTCGGGATGATAATGCCAGATGTTCTTGAAATGCGGTAAGACATCGTGCCGGACGGTGAATGAACTCTCCAGTTTTGCCGTCACTTTGCGGAATAAGGGCTTCATATTTTTGAGCAATAATTACAGACCTGAATCAGTTGGGTGTTATACGAATTGACCAGCCTGTTTGCTGATATACTATAAGTAACTTCTTCTTCGTTTTTGCCGCTTCTGGGCATAGCCCAAAGTGCTCTGGAAATCGTTATACAAACTTAAACGAAACAACGTAAATAATTCATATTTAATCTGTGATAATTTCCTATAATAAATTGGCAAAAAAATGCAGTTACACCCTAAAAATGTACCATATTTTTGTATGCGGTTGTAGAAAAGTATTGTAAATTCTCGTTTAAATCTCCTTTCTCACTGATTTTCTACGTGTTTTTTGTGGCTTTCGTCAGGCAATCGGACTGGATGGGGTTGAACGTTTTTTTGATAGAAAAGTCCCTTATGAAATTACTTATGAAAAGCGCTCTGATTTATGCAGTTATTACAGTAGTTAGCCTCTTACCGGTGCTGGGGCAACAGACGACAAGGGGTCATAATGAGGCTGCGTATATACGGGTCGTTACCGAACGGGCAGCTAAAATTGTAGAAAAACTAGGCATCAGCGATCCGCAGAAACTGGCACGGGTTCAGACCCTTATTGCCAATCAATATCAGGGCTTAAATGCGATTCACGAAAGCTGGAAAATGGCTTTGTCTGCGCCCGATGCCAACAACAATAAGGCAGCTATTGAAGCCGATGCTGCCAGCAAGCTGACCGATCTGCATAAAACCTATCTGGCTTCGCTAGCCCGTGAGTTAACTCCGCAGCAGGTGGAGCAGGTAAAAGACGGAATGACCTATGGGGTGCTGCCTATTACCTACAAAGGGTATCAGGCGATGCTACCCGACCTGACCGATGCGCAAAAAGAACAAATTCTGGCCTATCTGACCGAAGCGCGCGAACGAGCGATGGATGAAGGCTCATCGAAAGAAAAACACGCCATGTTTGGCAAGTATAAAGGTCGGATCAACAATTATCTGTCGGCGGCTGGCATCGACATGAAAAAGGCGAGTAAAGAATGGGAAGAACGTATCGCCAAAGAAAAAGAAGCCGAAAAACTCAAGAAATCATAACCTGTTCCTAGTCCTGATAAACTCTTTTCACGCAAGCAACTCTTAACTCTATGATGACCGTTTTACGAAATCAGAGCCTCCTCATTGGCACCAGTAGGCTACTGGGTGTACTCTTGCTGGGGGGACTTTCCGAAACTCTATGTTTTGCCGAAGCAAACGCCGGTAGGACAGCGGTTTCGACAATCGCCAAGGCACCTATGCAGAATATCACCGGAACGGTTAAGGACGCCAAAACCGGTGAGCCCATTCCGGGGGTAAACGTGCTTCTTAAAGGCACAAAAACCGGAACCGTAACCGACATAAAAGGAACGTTCCGGCTGAATTTGCCGACAGGAAATGAAACCCTGATTTTTAGTTATATCGGTTTTAAAACGCAGGAAATTCAGGTAGGAGGACGCACGGCGCTGGAGATTCAGATGGAAGAAGATGCGGCCGCGCTGAGCGAGGTAGTAGTGGTAGGGTATGGGGTTCAGAAAAAAGTAAGTCTGACCGGGGCTGTTGTAGCTGTCGATATGAAAGCCGTTCAGGATTTGCCGGTCAACAATCTGTCGGCAGCGCTGACTGGCCAGCTACCGGGCGTTGGCGTTTCGGGCGGAACAAGCCGTCCGGGCGATAATGCAACAATTACGGTTCGGACTCCGGTTGTGCTCTCGAAAGATGGCGGTACACTTCAGCCGTTGTATGTAATCGACAATGTGGTTCGTTCGGTCGATGATTTCAATGCGCTCGACGTATCGGAAGTAGAAGCCATTTCGGTACTGAAAGATGCAGCCGCTGCGATCTATGGTGCCCGCTCGAACCAGGGCGTTGTGGTCGTAACGACCAAGCGGGGCAAGGCCGGTACGCCTAAATTCAGCTATAGCGGGTCGACGGGGATTTCGGACGCTACGCTGCCTACCATGATGAATGGCTATCAGCAGGCTACGTACCTGAACGACCTGAATACGACTGCTGGTAAAGCCGCAACCGACCCGCTCATCTACACACCCGACGAGCTGGACTATTTTAAGACGCATAATACGAACTGGTTGCGAACTGCCTGGAAACCTTCGACGGTGGTGCGCCATGCGCTGAACGTAAGCGGAGGTAACGACAAGGCGACCTACTTTGCCGGTGTGAGCTACAACGCACAAAATGCCAACTTCGACAACATCAATACGGGCAAATGGACGTTCCGGGCCAGCACCGATATGCAGGTGACCAGGAGCCTGAAGGCGTCTATCTCGCTGAGCAGCTATCTGGGTAACAAACGCATGTACTTCCTGAAACAGGGGGGCGAAAATCCGGAAAACGACATGAAGAGCCTGCTCTATACTCCGCAGTTTGCTCCGCCCTATATTGATGGTTTACCTGTTCTGCTCTCAACTTCGGGCAACACCAACACCATCGATGCCTTTAACTTCTTTGCCGTACAGAACTCCAACAACTACACCCAGACCAAAACCACGGGGCTGAACGTAACGGCCAATCTGGAATACTCGATTCCGTTCGTAAAAGGTCTGAAAGCGCGTGTACTCTACAGCCGTACGTTCGATAATAGCTTTGGAAAACAGTATGGTACCAAATACAACGTCTATAGTTTTTCGATGTTGGGCGAGCATAAGCACATTTACGGGGGCGATGTAATCAAAACCACCACGCTCAACAACGGCGACCGTGTGCGTATCAATCCTGGCTATACGGATACCTATCAGTTCAATGGCTATCTGAACTACGACCGTCAGTTTGGTAAGCATTCTGTTACGGCCATTGCTTTCTTCGAGCAGGCCGAGAGCCATTCCGACCTGATTGCGGCTATGGCCGAAGGGGTGATTATTGGCGGACTCGACAATATGCGCTATGCCACCGGCACGCAAACGACTTCAGAAACCGAAAGCGAAACGGGCTTTCTGTCGTATGCCGGACGGGTTAACTACAACTACGCCAACAAATACCTGTTCGAAACCGCAATTCGGTACGACGCATCGACCAACTTCGCTCCCGAATACCGCTGGGGCTTTTTCCCATCGTTTTCGCTGGGCTGGGTAATGTCGGAGGAGCGGTTTTTTCGGGATAATGTTCGCTGGGTCGATTTCCTGAAATTGCGGGGTTCGCTCGGTTTTCTGGGCGGTGATGCCACCAAAGCCTATAACTGGCTATCGAACTATTCCATTCAGCAGGGCAAAGGAGCCGTATTTGGCGGTAACTCGAGTCGACCACTGGTTGTTACACCGAACAACGCCATGGCTAACCGGCAGGCTCGCTGGGACGACAACACCAAATACAACATCGGTATCGATGCTCAGTTCCTGAAAAGCCGACTGTCGTTTACGGTCGACGCGTTCTACGATCATCGCTACAACATGCTTACTACCCTGACATCGTCGGTACCGCTGCTGGTGGGCGCAACACTGCCCTCCGAAAACTATGCAACGGTGAACGGATTTGGAACAGAAGTTTCGCTGGGCTGGAACGATAAAGTCGGCAGCGACTGGTCGTATAAAGTCAATACATTCTTTGTCTGGAACGATAACCGGCAGGTGCTGGTCGATGTCGACAAAGGTAAAGTAGGAACGTATCTGGACCCAACCGGCAAATCGAGTGATCGGGGTGTACTGGGCTATCATTATCTGGGTATGTTCAGAACGCAGCAGGATGTTGATCAGTATCTGGAAAAGAACCCAGGTTATACCATTTTCGGTGTTGCTCCCAAACCCGGTATGCTTTATTACCAGGACGTTCGGGGGCCGAAAGATGCATCGGGGCAGTATACGGCTCCAGACGGAAAAATCACGGATGCCGATATGGATTATCTGACCAGAAAGGCCAGTAATCACTATTCGGTGGGCTTCAATTTCAACGTGTCGTACCGAAACCTCTCGCTGGCGGCTGTTATTAGTGGCTCGTTTGGTGGACAGGGAATGGTTGAGGGATCGGCTCGTAATCAGGGAACGCTAACCTCGAACCGGCCTATATTCTGGGCCGATCACTGGACACCCGATAATACGAATGCCGCCTATCCAAGCCCCTATTACAAAGACACCTACACCGTCGATTCGAATTTCTGGTTCATGAGTTCTACGCAACTGTCGGTCCGGAACCTGAATCTATCGTATTCGCTTCCTAATTCAATTGCCAGCAAGCTGAAACTAAGTAGCGTACGGGCCTATCTGGTGGCTACAAATCCGCTGAATCTCTATAACCCTTATAGCT harbors:
- a CDS encoding AraC family transcriptional regulator, with the translated sequence MKPLFRKVTAKLESSFTVRHDVLPHFKNIWHYHPELELHYIIKGEGVRFIGDKISNFSPGEIVFVGENLPHTWRSNEEYFYNDPDLNIEVIVIQFLPDCLGEDLLKLPEAYLIPKLYEKAKSGMVINGKANAKLAELMHRALNASNLDKIIILLSILKTLAETDEYEPIVNGRTVFYQSNETDSLRLNTVCSYTLSNYKKEITLEEISAISNLSVTSFCRYFKLMTNKTYYDFLIEIRISHACRALIEDKTPTEVICFDCGFNNVSNFYRHFKKVTGMTPLEYKRQYLNKSKNLLVRA
- a CDS encoding DUF3826 domain-containing protein; the encoded protein is MKSALIYAVITVVSLLPVLGQQTTRGHNEAAYIRVVTERAAKIVEKLGISDPQKLARVQTLIANQYQGLNAIHESWKMALSAPDANNNKAAIEADAASKLTDLHKTYLASLARELTPQQVEQVKDGMTYGVLPITYKGYQAMLPDLTDAQKEQILAYLTEARERAMDEGSSKEKHAMFGKYKGRINNYLSAAGIDMKKASKEWEERIAKEKEAEKLKKS
- a CDS encoding TonB-dependent receptor, whose protein sequence is MMTVLRNQSLLIGTSRLLGVLLLGGLSETLCFAEANAGRTAVSTIAKAPMQNITGTVKDAKTGEPIPGVNVLLKGTKTGTVTDIKGTFRLNLPTGNETLIFSYIGFKTQEIQVGGRTALEIQMEEDAAALSEVVVVGYGVQKKVSLTGAVVAVDMKAVQDLPVNNLSAALTGQLPGVGVSGGTSRPGDNATITVRTPVVLSKDGGTLQPLYVIDNVVRSVDDFNALDVSEVEAISVLKDAAAAIYGARSNQGVVVVTTKRGKAGTPKFSYSGSTGISDATLPTMMNGYQQATYLNDLNTTAGKAATDPLIYTPDELDYFKTHNTNWLRTAWKPSTVVRHALNVSGGNDKATYFAGVSYNAQNANFDNINTGKWTFRASTDMQVTRSLKASISLSSYLGNKRMYFLKQGGENPENDMKSLLYTPQFAPPYIDGLPVLLSTSGNTNTIDAFNFFAVQNSNNYTQTKTTGLNVTANLEYSIPFVKGLKARVLYSRTFDNSFGKQYGTKYNVYSFSMLGEHKHIYGGDVIKTTTLNNGDRVRINPGYTDTYQFNGYLNYDRQFGKHSVTAIAFFEQAESHSDLIAAMAEGVIIGGLDNMRYATGTQTTSETESETGFLSYAGRVNYNYANKYLFETAIRYDASTNFAPEYRWGFFPSFSLGWVMSEERFFRDNVRWVDFLKLRGSLGFLGGDATKAYNWLSNYSIQQGKGAVFGGNSSRPLVVTPNNAMANRQARWDDNTKYNIGIDAQFLKSRLSFTVDAFYDHRYNMLTTLTSSVPLLVGATLPSENYATVNGFGTEVSLGWNDKVGSDWSYKVNTFFVWNDNRQVLVDVDKGKVGTYLDPTGKSSDRGVLGYHYLGMFRTQQDVDQYLEKNPGYTIFGVAPKPGMLYYQDVRGPKDASGQYTAPDGKITDADMDYLTRKASNHYSVGFNFNVSYRNLSLAAVISGSFGGQGMVEGSARNQGTLTSNRPIFWADHWTPDNTNAAYPSPYYKDTYTVDSNFWFMSSTQLSVRNLNLSYSLPNSIASKLKLSSVRAYLVATNPLNLYNPYSWKSNLGNFDSYPVLRSYSLGINLGL